The Deltaproteobacteria bacterium DNA segment CTTCAGGTTCATGAACCGCGACTACCGCGACTGGAAGGAGTCGGGCCACGGCCGCATAAACGTCCACCGCGCCATCGTCGAGTCGTCGGACACCTTCTTCTACCAGGTGGGCGTGAAGCTCGGCGTCGACAGGATAGCCGAGTACGCCCGGCGCTTCGGGCTGGGCAGGCCCACGGGACTGGGCCTGCCCGACGAGAAGTCGGGACTCGTGCCCTCGACGCGCTGGAAGCGCCGCGTCTACGGCACCGTCTGGTATCCCGGCGAGACGCTGAGTGTGGCCGTGGGACAGGGATACATGCTGGCCACGCCGCTCCAGCTCCTTGCGGCCTACAGCGCCATAGCGGCCGGCGGAAGGTTCATGAAGCCCCAGCTCATAGAGGAGATAACGGCGCCTGACGGGACGGTCATCAAGTCCTTCGAGCCCGTGGAGACGGGCAGGCTCGATCTCTCGCCCCGCACGCTGGAGGTCATACGCAACGCCCTCAGGGGCGTGGTCCACGAGGAGGGGGGCACGGCGCGAAGGCTCGCCGCAAACCCCTTCAGGATCGCCGGCAAGACGGGCACGGCCCAGGTGGCGACACTCAGGGAGCGGGTCGACGACATCGAAGAGGTCCCCTACAGGCTGCGCGACCACGCCTGGTTCGCCGGCTTCGCCCCCTACGACGACCCCCGCATAGCCGTGGTGGTCATAGTGGAGCACGGCGGCTTCGGCGCGAGGGCCGCCGCCCCGGTGGCCTACGAGGTCATAAAGGCCTATCTCGAGGAGAGGTACCGCGGGAGCGACGAAGAGGAAGAGCGGCCTGCGCCCTATCCGGCGAAGGCGGCCGCAGGGACGGCAGGGACGGGGGGAAGACGATGATCAACAGACGGTTGCTGGCGCAGATGGAGTGGCCGCTCCTGTTCATAACCCTGGCCGTGGCCCTGGCCGGGCTCGCCAACATATACAGCTCCACCTTCGTGCAGGAGATCGACATCTACAACAGACAGCTCCAGTGGCTTGCCGTCGGCCTCGTCTTCATGGCCGCCGCCATCGCCTTCGATTACACGCTCCTCGACAGGTACGGCTACTTCATATACTTTCTCGCTCTCGGCCTCCTCGTCTGGGCGCTCGTCTTCGGCCGCACCGTGGCCGGGACGCAGAGGTGGATATCCCTGGGCTTTGTCACCTTCCAGCCCTCGGAGTTCACCAAGCTGGCCGTCATAGTCATCCTCGCCAGGCACTTCGCCGCCAGACCGGCGCGCCCCGGCGGCCTGGCGCTGAGGGACCTCGTCTTTCCGGCCTTGCTCATCGCGGTGCCCTTTTTCCTCGTCGCAGCCCAGCCGGACCTGGGCACGGCCCTCATATTCGTGCTCATATTCTGCTCCGTGGTCCTGGTCGTCAAGGTCAGGCTGAAGACCGCAGCCGGCCTGCTCCTCGCCTTCGCGCCGCTCGTGCCCATAGCCTGGGGCTCGCTCAAGGGCTATCAGAAGGCGCGGCTTTTGAGTTTCCTCGACCCCTCGTCCGACCCCCTCGGCTCCGGCTACCACCTGCTCCAGTCCAAGATCGCCATCGGCTCCGGCGGCTTCTGGGGCAAGGGCTTCACAAAAGGCACCCAGGGCAAGCTCATGTTCCTGCCCGAGCATCACACGGACTTCATCTTCTCCATACTGGCCGAGGAGTGGGGGCTTGCAGGCTCGCTCACCGTCATGGCGCTCTTCCTCTCGCTCATCCTCTACGGGCTGCACGTGGCCCGCAGCTCGAAGGACAGGTTCGGCTTCCTGCTCGCCCTCGGCCTCTCTTCGCTCTTCTTCTGGCACATAGTGATAAACCTCGGCATGGTATCGGGGCTCATGCCCGTGGTGGGCGTGCCGCTGCCCTTCTTCAGCTACGGGGGGTCTTTTCTCGTGACGGCCTTCATCGGGGCGGGACTGCTGATCAATATCAAGATGCGGCGTTTCATCTTCTGATTCCGCCGCCCCCGGGGGCTGGAAGTTCGGCGGCTGCTTGCCCTGCCGCCGGCGGTGGCTCGGCGTGGGGTCCAGGGGTTCCGAGCGGAAGTGGTTTGACGAAATGAGAGAGCGGATCGTCGAGTTTCTTGCCACGGCGGCCTATGCCGGACGGTCTTCGAGGGCGCCGGGGACGATGGGGAGCCTCTGGGGGCTGGTCTTCGGCTACGCGCTCTCCGGGTTGTCTGCCGCCGGGGGCGCCGCGGTCCTTGCCGCCGCCGTGGCGGCGGCCGTGTGGGTCGGCGCCGAGGCCGAGCGTGCGGCCGGCGGCAAGGACCCCCGGCACATCGTCTGCGACGAGGTGGTGGGCATGATGACCGCCGTGTACCTGCTCCCCGCCACGACGGGGACCCTCATATTGGCCTTTTCTCTCTTCCGGTTTTTTGATATCCTTAAGCCTCCGCCCGTGAGCACCATGGAGAGGGTCTTTTCGGGCGGCGCGGCCGTGGTCTTCGACGACGTGGCCGCCGGTCTGTGCGCCAACGCGGCGGCGCGGCTGGTGCTGTGGCTTGCCGGTTGAGGGGACCGGAGGGGGAGGTGACTTTGACGGGGGCTTACGAGCGGGCGCTGGAGGCCTCGCGGCGGGCCGGAGCGGCCCTTCGCCGGGGCGGGCTCACGCTCGCCGCCGCCGAGAGCTGCACGGGCGGGCTCATAAGCGCCCTGGTCACCGACGTGCCCGGAAGCTCGGAGTACTTCCTCGGCGCCGTGGTGGCTTACAGCAACGACGTGAAGGTGAAGGTGCTCGGCGTGCCCCGCGCGCTGATCGAGGACAGGGGCGCGGTCTGCGAAGAGACGGCCGCCGCCATGGCCGGCGGCGCAAGGCGTCTTCTCGGCGCGGACATCGGCGTGTCGGCCACAGGCATAGCCGGTCCCGGCGGGGCCGTCGAGGGGAAGCCCGTGGGGACGGTCTTCATCGCCGTGGCCTCGGACAGGGGTGTTTCCGTGAGGAGACTGGCGCTCAGGGGCGGAAGGGCGGACGTGAGGCTCGCCGCGGCCGCAGAGATCCTCGGTGAAGTGAGCGCCGCCTGCGAGCGGATCCGGGGGGGCGCCCTGTAGCGAGGCGTCGCGCCGCCCTGTTGGAGATGCGGCGTTGTGGCCCGCCGGGGGGGGTGGGGCGGCCCGCGCCGGGCGGGGTTGTTACGCCTTTGCGGGCCGACCCCGGCGGGCCGCCCTGGAAAAGAGAGATGGGAGCTGGCGGGGACCCGGCCCATGCGGCCTTTGTGCGGCAAGTCCCCCCATGACGCAGGGAACGGGTGGGCGAGGAGGATAACAGGCGGATTCGGGCCTTCGTGGCCGTCGAGATACCCGATTTTCTCAGGGACGAGTTGCGAAGGCTTGCAAGGGAGCTTCGCAGGGGCGGGAGCGCAGCGAGCTGGGTGAGACCGGAGAACGTCCACCTGACGCTCAAGTTTCTCGGCCAAGTGGACGAGGCCCTTG contains these protein-coding regions:
- the rodA gene encoding rod shape-determining protein RodA translates to MINRRLLAQMEWPLLFITLAVALAGLANIYSSTFVQEIDIYNRQLQWLAVGLVFMAAAIAFDYTLLDRYGYFIYFLALGLLVWALVFGRTVAGTQRWISLGFVTFQPSEFTKLAVIVILARHFAARPARPGGLALRDLVFPALLIAVPFFLVAAQPDLGTALIFVLIFCSVVLVVKVRLKTAAGLLLAFAPLVPIAWGSLKGYQKARLLSFLDPSSDPLGSGYHLLQSKIAIGSGGFWGKGFTKGTQGKLMFLPEHHTDFIFSILAEEWGLAGSLTVMALFLSLILYGLHVARSSKDRFGFLLALGLSSLFFWHIVINLGMVSGLMPVVGVPLPFFSYGGSFLVTAFIGAGLLINIKMRRFIF
- a CDS encoding phosphatidylglycerophosphatase A yields the protein MRERIVEFLATAAYAGRSSRAPGTMGSLWGLVFGYALSGLSAAGGAAVLAAAVAAAVWVGAEAERAAGGKDPRHIVCDEVVGMMTAVYLLPATTGTLILAFSLFRFFDILKPPPVSTMERVFSGGAAVVFDDVAAGLCANAAARLVLWLAG
- a CDS encoding nicotinamide-nucleotide amidohydrolase family protein; this translates as MRQRGGAAGAVACRLRGPEGEVTLTGAYERALEASRRAGAALRRGGLTLAAAESCTGGLISALVTDVPGSSEYFLGAVVAYSNDVKVKVLGVPRALIEDRGAVCEETAAAMAGGARRLLGADIGVSATGIAGPGGAVEGKPVGTVFIAVASDRGVSVRRLALRGGRADVRLAAAAEILGEVSAACERIRGGAL